A DNA window from Aythya fuligula isolate bAytFul2 chromosome 4, bAytFul2.pri, whole genome shotgun sequence contains the following coding sequences:
- the AREG gene encoding amphiregulin, giving the protein MRALALLVALAALAARLAAASAANGTQPGPREAEGRQGEAVPGPDYEEEEEEGEEALPVHQYIVDDLIRVEPVVKPKTTKKGGEKNAGKSRRKKNKGKNKKKGTPCEMEYKNFCIHGECVYLEHLQMVTCKCHQDFFGERCGEQFMKTQRKNDVANYSKTVLVVVAVLLSSISFVTVLIVVIVQVRKKCPQYEEKEERKKLRQENRNGHVGV; this is encoded by the exons ATGCGCGCCCTGGCGTTGCTCGTCGCGCTGGCCGCGCTCGCAG CCCGCCTCGCCGCCGCCTCAGCGGCCAACGGCACCCAGCCCGGCCCGAGGGAGGCTGAGGGCCGCCAGGGGGAGGCTGTGCCCGGCCCCGACtacgaggaggaggaggaggagggtgaagAGGCGCTGCCCGTCCACCAGTACATCGTGGATGACTTGATCCGAG TTGAACCTGTGGTTAAGCCCAAGACAACAAAGAAAGGGGGCGAGAAGAATGCTGGCAAAtcaagaaggaagaagaacaaagggaagaacaaaaagaaagggacTCCCTGTGAAATGGAATACAAAAACTTTTGCATCCATGGTGAATGCGTATACCTAGAACATCTCCAGATGGTGACCTGCAA GTGTCATCAGGATTTCTTTGGTGAGCGCTGTGGTGAACAGTTCATGAAGACTCAAAGGAAGAATGATGTGGCAAACTACTCCAAGACCGTGTTGGTAGTGGTAGCTGTCCTGCTCTCAAGCATCAGCTTCGTTACTGTACTTATCGTTGTGATAGTGCA GGTCAGGAAAAAGTGTCCGCAgtatgaagagaaagaagaaaggaaaaaacttcggcaagaaaacagaaatggacaTGTTGGTgtgtaa